CTGGGTGCGCGCCTTGGCGTAGGCGACCGTGCGCTCCAGCAGCGCCAGCCCGACCCCGAGCGCCTGCGCGGCGGTCGCGAACGCGGCCCAGTCGGCGGCATGCGCGGCCGCGTCCCGCACCGCGGGGCCGCCCGCGAGCGGCCTACCGCCGGTGAGCGGGCGCGACAGCCGCCGCGCGGGGTCGAGCGAGGGCTGCACCGGACCGTGGCCGGTGGCGAGCCGCAGCGCGGGGTGGTCGCCCGTCACCACGAAGGTCGCGTCGGCGGCGTCCGCGTCCAGCGCGTACGGGCCGCCGGCCGCCAGGGCCACCGTCACCCTCGCCTTCCCGGAGCCGAGCCGGGGCAGCCACTCCTCGGCGGGCACCGGCTCGCCGCGCTCGGCGAGCCGGGACAGCAGAGCCACGGCGGTGACCGTCTCGACCAGCGGCCCGGGCACGGCATGGCGGCCCAATTCGACAAAAGCGACGCCCACTTCGACGGGCAGCGGTCCCATGCCGCCGTACGCGCGCGGCACGGCGACGGCGAGGACCCCGGCGTCCGCGAGCCGCTCCCACAGCGCGAGCCCCGGCCCGTGGTCGCCGCCCGCCCAGGCCCGGACGACCGCCGGGGTGCCGGCGGCGCCCAGCATCCGGTCGAGGGTGCGGCCGAATGCGGTCTGCTCGGTGTCCAACAGGAACTTCATGCGCGGCGCGTCCCCCTCGGCAGCCCGAGCAGCCGCTCGGCGATGATGTCCCGCTGGATCTCGTTGGTGCCCGCGTAGATCGGCCCGGCCAGGGAGAATGTGTAGCCGTCCGCCCAGGCGCCCCGCGCGGGCGCGTCCGCCGCGCCGTCGGCGAGCTCGCCGTACGGGCCGAGCAGGTCGAGGGCCGTTTCATGGAGGGCGAGGTCCAGCTCGGACCAGAACACCTTGGTGAGGCTGGACCTCGCGCCCGCCGCGCCGCCGTCGGCCGGGCGCGAGGCGTCCGCGTAGGCGGACAGCTGGTAGGCGCGGGCCCGGATCACGGCGTCGGCGACCCGGTCCCGCAGGGCCGTGTCGCCGCCATCGGCGCGAGCCCGCCACAGCCCGACGAGCCGGCGCGCGGCGGCCGTGAAGCGGCCGGGGCTGCGCAGGGTCGGCCCCCGTTCGTTGCCGGCCGTGCTCAGGGCGACGGACCAGCCCCGCCCGGGCTCGCCGATGACATCCTCGTCGGGCACGAAGACGTCGTCGAGGAAGAGTTCCGCGAAGGCGGGCTTGCCGTCGAGGCGCCGCACGGGCCGCACGGTCACCCCGTCCGCGTCGAGCGGGAACATCACATACGTGAGCCCCCGGTGCGGCCGGTCCGCGTCGGGGTGGGTGCGGAACAGTCCGAACGCGCGGTCGGCGAAGGCGGCCCGCGAGGACCACGTCTTCTGCCCCCTGAGCAGCCAGCCGCCCGCCGTGCGCACCCCGACGGACCGCAAGGAGGCGAGGTCGGAACCGGCCTCCGGCTCGGACCAGGCCTGTGCCCAGATCGTCGCACCGCTCGCCATGGCGGGCAGGACGCGGGCCCGCTGCTCGTCACTGCCGTGCTCGAAGAGGGTGGGGGCGAGGAGGTGGATGCCGTTCTGGGCGACCCGGGCGGGCGCGCCGGCCGCGTAGTACTCCTCCTCGAAGACCAGCCACTCCAGCAGCGAACGGTCCCGGCCGCCGTACGCGGACGGCCAGGACACCGCCGACCAGCGGCCGGTGGACAGCGTCCGCTCCCATGCCCGGTGCTCGGCGAACCCCTCCTCGGTCTCCAGTGAGCGCAGGGGCGCCCGGGGCACGTGGGCCGCCAGCCAGGCGCGGGCCTCGTGGCGGAAGGCGTCCTCGGCGGGCGTGAAGTCGAGGTCCATCAGCGGTGAGTTCCCCCTTGTCCCTCCGGCGGCGCGGGGGTGCCCGCCCGTGCCTTCATCGCGGCGACGTCCATCCCGCCGAGCGGATCGGCGGCGGTCTCCGCGTTGTGCGCGTGTGCCAGGTGGTGCAGCCCGAACACCGAGTCCAGGCCGCTGTGCAGCCCCTGGAGGTCCTCGGCCTGGTTGACGGCACGCTTGGCGAGGGCGAGGCCCATGCGGGGCATCTCCGCCACACGCTCGGCCAATTCGCGTGTGCACGCGGTGAGTTGCTCGCGGGAGACGACGCGGTTGACCATCCCCACCTCGTGCGCCCGCCGCGCGCTCATCCGGTCGCCGGTGAAGAGGAACTCCTTCGCGATCCGCGGCGGCATCACCCACGGATGGGCGAAGTACTCGACGCCGGGGATGCCCATCCGGACGACCGGGTCGGCGAAGAAGGCGTCCTCGCTCGCCACGATCAGATCGCACACCCAGGCCAGCATCAACCCGCCCGCCACACAGGCCCCCTGGACGGACGCGATCACCGGCTTCGGCAGCTCGCGCCAGCGGCGGCACATGCCCAGATAGACCTCCGACTCACGGGCGAAGCGACGCTCCGCACCCGCCTTGTCGCAGTGGTCCCACCACAGCCCCGCCCGGCGGGCGAAGGGGGCATCGGCGTCGCGCCCCGGGGAGCCGATGTCATGGCCCGCGGAGAAGTGCCGGCCCGCCCCGGCGAGGACGACGACCTTGACCCCGTCGTCGGCGGCGGCAGCGGAAAAGGCGTCGTCGAGGGCGTAGGTCATCGCGGAATTCTGGGCGTTGCGGTACTCCGGCCGGTTCATGGTGACGGTCGCGACCGGGCCCCGCCGCGCGTAGCGCACCACCGGGTCCCGCGACGCGTCGTCGGGCGGCGCCCCGCGGTCCGGGCCGTGGCCGGGCCCATGGGTCAGGTCGCCGTCGGGGGCATGGTCGGGGTCATGGTCGGGGGCCATCCGCCACTCCTTCCCTAACAAGTGTTTGGTAGGTTAACGTACGGCCATGAGCAGCGTCGAGGAGTCCGTGGCGCCCGCCGCCCGCCCCGCGGGTCCGCCGCCCTATCTCCCCGGTCACCATCTGCTGGCCGGCCGCACCGCCGTCATCACCGCCGCCGCCGGCGCCGGCATCGGCGGCGCCACCGCCCGCCGCTTCCTCGAGGAGGGCGCCCGCGTCGTGCTCGGCGACGTCCACGCGCGCCGACTGCGGGGCTGCGTCGCCACGCTCGCCGAAGCGTTCGGCGCCCGCTCCGTCGCCGGGCTGACCTGCGACGTCACCGACGAGACCCAGGTCGCCGCCCTGTTCGACCTCGCCGAGGAGCGGCACGGCGGCCTCGACATCGTCGTCAACAACGCCGGGCTCGGCGGCACCGCCGATCTGGTGGACATGACCGACGAGCAGTGGGACAAGGTCCTCGACACCACCCTCACCGGCACCTTCCGCTGCACCCGCGCCGCGCTGCGCCGGCTGCGCCACGGCACCGGCGGCGGGGTCGTCGTCAACAACGCCTCCGTCATCGGCTGGCGCGCCCAGCGCGGCCAGGCCCACTACGCCGCCGCCAAAGCCGGCGTCATGGCCCTCACCCGCTGCGCCGCCGTGGAAGCCGCGGCCTACGGGGTGCGCGTCAACGCCGTCTCCCCGAGCCTGGCCATGCACCCGCACCTGGCGAAGGTCACCACACCGGAACTGCTCACCGAGCTGACCGGGCGCGAGGCGTTCGGGCGTTACGCCGAGCCCTGGGAGATCGCCAATGTGATCGTCTTCCTCGCCAGCGGCTACTCCTCGTACATGACCGGCGAGACGGTCTCCGTCAGCAGCCAGCGCGCGTGACCGACAATGAGAGAGTGCCGACGAACAGCAAGAAGACCACCGCGAACCCCGCACACGGGCGGCGCCGCGAGCTCCTCGCGACCGCCGCCGAGGTGTTCGCCACGCAGGGCTACAACGCCACCACCGTCCGCCGGATCGCCGACGAGGCGGGGCTGCTCGCGGGCAGCCTCTACTACCACTTCGACTCCAAGGAGTCGATGCTCGACGAGATCCTCTCCGGCTTCCTGGACGAGCTGTGGACCGGCTACGACGCCGTGCTCGACGCCGGTCTCGGCCCCCGGGAGACCATCGAGGCCCTCGTCACCGAGTCCTTCCGGGAGATCGACCGGCACCGCGCCGCCGTCGCCATCTACCAGAAGGAGTCCCGGCACCTGGTCACCCAGCCCCGCTTCGGCTATCTCGTGGACTCGCAGCGGAAGTTCGAGAAGGCCTGGCTGGGCACGCTGGAGCGCGGCGTGGCCGACGGGTCCTTCCGCGCCGACCTCGACATCCGGCTCGCCTACCGCTTCGTGCGCGACACCGTGTGGGTCGCCGCGTCCTGGTACCGGCCGGGCGGGACGCACAGCCCGGAGGAGATCGCCCGTCAGTACCTGTCGATGGTGCTGGACGGCATCGCCGGGAGGGAACCGGCCGCATAGGGCCCGCACGGGCATCATCTGTCGAAGGAGCAGCCATGGCCGAGGCGTACATCGTCGGAGCGGTACGCACCCCCGTCGGCAAACGGAACGGCGCGCTCGCGTCCGTTCACCCCGCCGACCTCGGGGCGCACGTGCTCACGGCGCTGATGGAGCGTACGGGGGTGGACCCGGGCGCCGTCGAGGACGTCGTCTTCGGCTGTCTCGACGCGGTCGGGCCGCAGGCCGGTGACATCGCCCGGACCAGCTGGCTGGCCGCCGGGCTCCCGGAGGAGGTGCCCGGCGTCACCGTCGACCGGCAGTGCGGCTCCTCCCAGCAGGCCGTCCACTTCGCGGCCCAGGCCGTGCTCTCCGGCACCCAGGACCTGGTCGTCGCGGGCGGCACGCAGAACATGTCGCAGATCCCCATCGGCTACGCCACCCGCCGGGCCACCGAGCCCCTGGGGATGACCGAGGGGCCGTTCGCCGGGTCGCGCGGCTGGCGGGAACGCTACGGCGACCGGCCCGTCAGCCAGTTCCACGGCGCCGAGCTGATCGCCGAGCGGTGGGGCATCACCCGCCCGGCCATGGAGGAGTTCGCCCTCCGCTCGCACCGGCGGGCGGTGCGGGCCATCGACGAGGGCCGCTTCGACCGCGAACTCGTCGCGTACGGCGAGGTGCGCACCGACGAGGGCCCGCGCCGCGACACCACGCGGGAGAAGATGGCGGCCCTCGCGCCCGTGATGCCCGGCGGGCGGCTGACCGCGGCCCTCTCCTCACAGGTCTCGGACGGTGCGGCGGCCATGCTCCTCGCGAGCGAGCGCGCCGTGCGCGACCACGGGCTGACCCCGCGCGCCCGGATCCACCACCTCTCGGTCCGGGGCGAGGACCCGATCCGGATGCTGTCCGCGCCCATTCCCGCCACCGCGCACGCGCTGAAGAAGACCGGCCTCGCGATGGCCGACCTCGACCTGGTCGAGATCAACGAGGCGTTCGCCCCCGTGGTCCTGGCCTGGCAGCACGAGACGGGCGCCGACCCGGACCGGGTCAACGTCAACGGCGGCGCGATCGCCCTCGGACACCCGCTGGGCGCCACCGGCGTCAAGCTGATGAC
The window above is part of the Streptomyces syringium genome. Proteins encoded here:
- a CDS encoding enoyl-CoA hydratase, producing MAPDHDPDHAPDGDLTHGPGHGPDRGAPPDDASRDPVVRYARRGPVATVTMNRPEYRNAQNSAMTYALDDAFSAAAADDGVKVVVLAGAGRHFSAGHDIGSPGRDADAPFARRAGLWWDHCDKAGAERRFARESEVYLGMCRRWRELPKPVIASVQGACVAGGLMLAWVCDLIVASEDAFFADPVVRMGIPGVEYFAHPWVMPPRIAKEFLFTGDRMSARRAHEVGMVNRVVSREQLTACTRELAERVAEMPRMGLALAKRAVNQAEDLQGLHSGLDSVFGLHHLAHAHNAETAADPLGGMDVAAMKARAGTPAPPEGQGGTHR
- a CDS encoding acetyl-CoA C-acetyltransferase: MAEAYIVGAVRTPVGKRNGALASVHPADLGAHVLTALMERTGVDPGAVEDVVFGCLDAVGPQAGDIARTSWLAAGLPEEVPGVTVDRQCGSSQQAVHFAAQAVLSGTQDLVVAGGTQNMSQIPIGYATRRATEPLGMTEGPFAGSRGWRERYGDRPVSQFHGAELIAERWGITRPAMEEFALRSHRRAVRAIDEGRFDRELVAYGEVRTDEGPRRDTTREKMAALAPVMPGGRLTAALSSQVSDGAAAMLLASERAVRDHGLTPRARIHHLSVRGEDPIRMLSAPIPATAHALKKTGLAMADLDLVEINEAFAPVVLAWQHETGADPDRVNVNGGAIALGHPLGATGVKLMTTLLHELERTGGRYGLQVMCEGGGQANVTIIERL
- a CDS encoding acyl-CoA dehydrogenase family protein, whose product is MKFLLDTEQTAFGRTLDRMLGAAGTPAVVRAWAGGDHGPGLALWERLADAGVLAVAVPRAYGGMGPLPVEVGVAFVELGRHAVPGPLVETVTAVALLSRLAERGEPVPAEEWLPRLGSGKARVTVALAAGGPYALDADAADATFVVTGDHPALRLATGHGPVQPSLDPARRLSRPLTGGRPLAGGPAVRDAAAHAADWAAFATAAQALGVGLALLERTVAYAKARTQFGAAIGSFQAVKHRLADTLLGLEFARPLLHGAAVALASGAPGAGAEIAAAKVAACDAAYAAARTALQVHGAIGYTAECDVSLWLGKARALRTAWGTPAACRTRALELFDA
- a CDS encoding acyl-CoA dehydrogenase family protein, encoding MDLDFTPAEDAFRHEARAWLAAHVPRAPLRSLETEEGFAEHRAWERTLSTGRWSAVSWPSAYGGRDRSLLEWLVFEEEYYAAGAPARVAQNGIHLLAPTLFEHGSDEQRARVLPAMASGATIWAQAWSEPEAGSDLASLRSVGVRTAGGWLLRGQKTWSSRAAFADRAFGLFRTHPDADRPHRGLTYVMFPLDADGVTVRPVRRLDGKPAFAELFLDDVFVPDEDVIGEPGRGWSVALSTAGNERGPTLRSPGRFTAAARRLVGLWRARADGGDTALRDRVADAVIRARAYQLSAYADASRPADGGAAGARSSLTKVFWSELDLALHETALDLLGPYGELADGAADAPARGAWADGYTFSLAGPIYAGTNEIQRDIIAERLLGLPRGTRRA
- a CDS encoding TetR/AcrR family transcriptional regulator → MPTNSKKTTANPAHGRRRELLATAAEVFATQGYNATTVRRIADEAGLLAGSLYYHFDSKESMLDEILSGFLDELWTGYDAVLDAGLGPRETIEALVTESFREIDRHRAAVAIYQKESRHLVTQPRFGYLVDSQRKFEKAWLGTLERGVADGSFRADLDIRLAYRFVRDTVWVAASWYRPGGTHSPEEIARQYLSMVLDGIAGREPAA
- a CDS encoding SDR family oxidoreductase yields the protein MSSVEESVAPAARPAGPPPYLPGHHLLAGRTAVITAAAGAGIGGATARRFLEEGARVVLGDVHARRLRGCVATLAEAFGARSVAGLTCDVTDETQVAALFDLAEERHGGLDIVVNNAGLGGTADLVDMTDEQWDKVLDTTLTGTFRCTRAALRRLRHGTGGGVVVNNASVIGWRAQRGQAHYAAAKAGVMALTRCAAVEAAAYGVRVNAVSPSLAMHPHLAKVTTPELLTELTGREAFGRYAEPWEIANVIVFLASGYSSYMTGETVSVSSQRA